The following is a genomic window from candidate division KSB1 bacterium.
ACAGGGGAAACACACCCAGGGCAAACCCCATAAAAGTGAGAATCTGATCAAATGTACCCGAAAGTACAAGTGCAGAGGCGATCAATCCCTGCAGTATAATCGCCCGAACCGGTACTTTATGCCGGGCATGTACTTTTGCGAGACTCTTGAAAAACACACCGTCTCTGGCCATGGCATAATATACTCGCGGTCCCAGAATAATAAAAGCGCTGAGTGAAGAAAACAATGCAAATGCAATCAGAACGGACAATGCGGCATCCCAGCTGCTGCCAAAAGCACGTTCGACAGCAAGTCCGCCAATGGACACATACACCCTGCATATCCAGCGGCGGCACAGCATAAACAAAAAACAGGTTGAGGGCAAAATAAAGCAGGATAACAATACCTGTACCCAACAGCAATGAGAGCGGCAGGTTTTTTTGAGGGCGCTTGATTTCCGAACCCACATAAGTGGCGGCATTCCAGCCGCTATAGGCAAACATAATCCACATCAGAGAGAGGCCGATATTTTTGAATGCATTCACATCAAAAACAAATTCACGGTCCCGGTAAAAATGCTGGTAACTGCCGTTCCCGAGTGTAAAACCACTGACAATCAATCCTGCAATAATTGCTATTTTCAGTATAGTAAGCAGATTTTGCACATATGTTCCGGGTTTAATCCCTCGAGTATGCAGCGCCGTAAATAGAGCAATAACGGCAACGGACAAAGCTTTCTGTCCGGTTTGAACAGATATCTCAACGCCCCCCATTGACAAGGCGGAAACATCAAAAGCCCGGAACAAATACTTTCCAACGCCTATAGCGGATGCTGCGATGGGCGCGGAAAATCCCGCGATCAGTGATGTCCAGCCGCTCAAAAATCCCAGACTGGGATGATACAGTTGTGTAAGGAATGAATACTCGCCGCCGGCCTGCGGGAATGCGGCGCCGAGCTCGCTGTAGCTCAGCGCACCGCATAATGCCACCGCGCCTCCGACCACCCAGAGAACCAGCATAATCCGCGGATCACGCAGGTTCTGCATAAGCAGTCCGGATGTGGTAAATATTCCCGCTCCAATCATATTCGCCACAACGATATTGATGAGCGGAAACAGGGAAAGTTTGCGTTCCAGCGGATTATTCATTCGTGTCTTTGAGTGATCCTGCATTGCCAAATAAACGCATCGTTTGCTGTATGAAAAATAGACCGTATGCTCAGGTCTGTCCATTTATGTATTAAACAATAAAAAAGTTTTGATTATTTGAAATAATCACAAGAGATTAACATAAAGCAAGCACAACACCCCTTAAACGAATAACCCCGGTTAAAAAAGCCGGCTCTCAATTAAAAGCCGGCTTTTGACTGAAAATAGTTTTATTTCTCTTCTGATCCGGGTTGCTGATTGTATAAATCCAGACTCTGCGAAATCATATTCTGAATGCTGTCAGCCATACTCTGAGGATCATTGATGCTTCCGTCCAGCAGCGAGACACTGTTGAACAGGTTCTCAACCGCAACATTCAGAACCGGATCTTTGGCATTTTTTTGATAAATTGCTAAAAGATTATGTATCAGCGGATGCTTTTTGTTGATTTCCATCGTTTTGGGTTTTGTGGAATTATCCTGTGTATAGATTTTCATCATTTTTTCCATTTGGGATGACATAGCGTCGCTGCGCAGTACTGCGGGGCTGTCGACCAGGCGTTCGGAGATTTTGACATCCTCAACCCGGTCACCGAGAATATCTTTAATCCGGCGCGCCAATTTATCAAGATCGGATTGTGACGCTTTCAGTCCCTCGGGTTCCGGCTTTGTTTCAAGGTCCGGCAGCTTTTCCAGTTTGGTCATATCCACTGTGTCTGCGGATACGATCTGCTTTCCTTTATATTCAAAAAGACCGGGTAATGCGAACTCGTCGATAGGATCGTAGCAGTACAACACCTCTACATCCTTGGCTTTGAATATTTCCAGATTCGGATTGCTGTTCAAAGTTTTGTAATCCGGCCCGGAGAGATAATAAATCTCTTCCTGATTTTCAGGCATGCGCTCAATATAGGTATCCAATGAAACCAGATCTTCCGGGGTTTCGCAAGCCGAGGAATTGAATCGAAATAGCGATGCCACTTTGTCTTTGTTGGCGTAATCGTTATAGCCTTCTTTGAAAATACGTCCGTGCTGTCTCCAGAATGTGGTGTACGTCTCCGGCTCTTTGTCGGCAAGATTCTGTAGATGTGCCAGGAATTTGCTGACCACTGTGTTTTTGATCTTGATCATATGTGCATTTTCCTGAAGGGTTTCCCTCGAGATATTCAACGGCAGATCATCGCTTTCGATCACACCGCGCAGAAAACGCAGATAATTGGGTAAAATATCCGAATTATGCGGATCCACCAGTACCCGGCGCACAAACAGCTGAATACCTTCGTCTTCGGCTTCAAACCCCATAAACTCGAGATTGGTCTTGGGAACAAAGAACAGGGTATGAAACTGAAGCGGAACATCAGCCGAAAAATGCATCCAGGTCAAGGCATCTTCCTGTTTGTGTGAGATAAATTTATAAAACTCATTGTACTGCTCGGTTTTGATATTCGACTTGGGTTCTCTCCATATGGCGCTCACTGTATTGACCTGTTCACCATTTACTTTGATAGAGAATGGAATGAAATTAGAATATTTTTCGATTATACTTTTGACACTGGATTCTTCAGCAAAATCTTTGGCATCTTCCCGCAGTTGCAGCACAACAGTCGTTCCACGCTTCATATCGTGGGGACCCTCTTCGATCTCAAATTTTCCAGTCCCATCACTGATCCATGTCCACGACGGAGTCCCGGGCTCGGCTGATTTGGTATGCACCTTGACGGTCTCAGCAGCCATGAACACCGAGTAGAAACCGACACCAAATCGACCAATCAGGCTGATATCTTCTTTGTTCTGAGCGGCCTGTTTGATAAATTCAGTGGTGCCGGATCGGGCAATGGTGCCGAGGTTTTCCACCAGTTCGTCATGAGTCATGCCGATTCCTGTATCGGATAGTTTCAGCTGAT
Proteins encoded in this region:
- a CDS encoding amino acid permease; protein product: MLCRRWICRVYVSIGGLAVERAFGSSWDAALSVLIAFALFSSLSAFIILGPRVYYAMARDGVFFKSLAKVHARHKVPVRAIILQGLIASALVLSGTFDQILTFMGFALGVFPLFAVFGLFKLRRRCKPQLRISGFPVVPAIYLTVSLVILIFAFLQRPLESGLALVTVLAGIPVFLIFRQKNPRQQK
- the htpG gene encoding molecular chaperone HtpG produces the protein MTQETQTGKQSFEFQAEVRQLLDILSHSLYTHRDVFIRELISNATDALDKARFKSVKNEEMADSELSFEINIELDKDKNQLKLSDTGIGMTHDELVENLGTIARSGTTEFIKQAAQNKEDISLIGRFGVGFYSVFMAAETVKVHTKSAEPGTPSWTWISDGTGKFEIEEGPHDMKRGTTVVLQLREDAKDFAEESSVKSIIEKYSNFIPFSIKVNGEQVNTVSAIWREPKSNIKTEQYNEFYKFISHKQEDALTWMHFSADVPLQFHTLFFVPKTNLEFMGFEAEDEGIQLFVRRVLVDPHNSDILPNYLRFLRGVIESDDLPLNISRETLQENAHMIKIKNTVVSKFLAHLQNLADKEPETYTTFWRQHGRIFKEGYNDYANKDKVASLFRFNSSACETPEDLVSLDTYIERMPENQEEIYYLSGPDYKTLNSNPNLEIFKAKDVEVLYCYDPIDEFALPGLFEYKGKQIVSADTVDMTKLEKLPDLETKPEPEGLKASQSDLDKLARRIKDILGDRVEDVKISERLVDSPAVLRSDAMSSQMEKMMKIYTQDNSTKPKTMEINKKHPLIHNLLAIYQKNAKDPVLNVAVENLFNSVSLLDGSINDPQSMADSIQNMISQSLDLYNQQPGSEEK